ATGCAAAAGATAGATTAATAAATTCAAACAGAAAAACAATTCTTTTTATTGATGAGGTCCATAGATTTACATCAGTTCAGCAAGATGCTCTATTACCTTCAATAGAAAATGGAACTATTACTTTTATTGGTGCTACAACTGAAAACCCTTTCTTTGCTGTTAATAAAGCCCTTGTTAGTAGGTCTCGTATTTTTACTTTACTTCCTTTGGCAGAAAATGATTTGCAGAAAATAATACAAAAAGTCATAACTTACTATTCAAAACAAAAAGATTCAAAAAAGGTTTATTTAAGTCAAGACGCCATAAGTCATTTAATTAAATTTTGTGGCGGTGATGCAAGAACATTAATCAATGCGCTGGAGATGGCCATAGAAACAACTCTTGAAAATAATGCTAAAGAAATCCATATTAATCTCTCAATAGCAGAAGATGCAATTCAAAAGAAAAATATTGTTTACGATAAAAATGGTCAAAATCATTACGATGTAATAAGTGCTTTTATCAAGTCCATAAGAGGTTCTGATCCAGACGCAACTTTGTTCTGGCTGGCGAATATGCTGGAGGCTGGTGAAGATCCTAATTTTATTTTTAGAAGACTACTTATATCTGCCAGTGAAGATATTGGAATAGCTGATCCTAATGCCATAGTAGTTGTACAATCATGTTGTGACGCCTTTGATAGAGTTGGTTTTCCAGAAGGATTATATTTTTTAACGCAGGCTTCTCTATATTTAGCTATTTCTCCAAAAAGTAATAGTACGAAAAGTATTTTTAAAGCAATTGAAAAAATTAAGTGTACTAATTCTTTTGATGTCCCACTTCACTTAAAAAATAATTCCAATAGTTATGTTAATCCTCATAATTATCCAGGCAATTGGGTAGCACAAGAATATCTCCCTCAATCTTTAAGAGGTTTAAAAATATGGCAACCAAATAAAAATGGATGGGAGAAAACTAAATATGAAGAACTGCTTAGAAGAGAAGAAAACTAAAAATTTCTTGAAGAACAAATAATCTTAGGATCTAAAGAAGTTTTTTCTTCGTATGCTAAAGCTATAGTCCAATTATCGAAGTTAATATGTGAATAATTTAAATGTATGTTTTTCTTATTATGAATCAACTCTTTTGGCTTTTCAAAAAATTGCCAATGGTTAATGTCTTTAGCTAATTTTCCATGATCCCATTTTATAGCCGCTTCAACAGCACACCATTGATTTAATATCATATTTTTTGTCAAATAATTATTATGATTTGTTTTGTTGGTATGTAAAAAATATTTTTCTGCAAATTTTATATGGTTAAAATCTCTATCTGTTCTCTCAATATCAATCCCTATTCTGCTTTTATGCCAAACTATAATAATGGCATCTTTACAATGACTTAAACTTATATTTCCCATGCCAGAGGGTAAACTTGGAGGTTTTCCAGGATAAGCATTAACTGGAATTTCTAGTGGATCTAAATCAAAAAGTGTTGAAAGTGATTGTCGTAAATAAGCTCTTGTTTCTAAAAAAATCTTTGATCTTGAACTTGTTAGTTTTTTTGCAGTTTTAATTTCTTCTACCGTTGCGACATCTTGCACACCTTTAATCTCATAAAACCAAATTTTTGGTATTTTATATTCATACTCATTTAATAATTTCAATGGCTCTTAAGGTTGGCGACAAAGCACCAGTATTTAAATTAAAAGATTCTTTTGAGAAAGAAGTTTCTCTTAGTGATTTTAAAGGTAAAAGAATAATACTATATTTTTATCCAAAAGATAATACTCCAGGATGTACTAAAGAAGCCTGTAATTTTAAAGAGAATTGGGATTTACTCCAAAAAAATAATATTGTCGTAATTGGAATTAGTAAAGATAATGCCTCCTCTCATCAGAAGTTTATAGAAAAATTTAATTTACCTTTTATTCTTTTAACTGATCCTGACCCTTTTAAAGTTTCTTCTGATTACGATAGCTATGGACTTAAGAAATTCATGGGGAAAGAATATATGGGAATGATGAGAAATACTTTCTTAATCGATACTGATGGTTGCATCGAAAAAATTTACCTAAAGGTAAAAGCAGCAATAATGGCTGATCATATAATTGCTGACCTTGGGTTAAGCTAATTCTCTAATGGACAAGTAGTGAATAATCATCCCTTCCATAACTAAATTAGGAGCATTGATAATATTTTCTTTTTCAGTCTTTAAAGATTTTGTGAGTAATTGAGAGTCTCCTCCACAGATTACTAAAATATCATTTGCGGGATTAAATAAACTATTTATCACTCCAGTTAGAGAGTTGATTACTCCTTTTAAAATTGCTTCTTCTGTATTAAGTAAAAAATCTTTGATCGGAATATCATATTTTTTGGGAACTTTAAGATTTTTTGTATTTTTTTCCATTGATTTTAATTGTGTTAGAAAACCTGGAATAAGTTGACCTCCTATAATAGATCCATTTGAATTCAATTTTGTTATTGATACTATTGTTCCAAAATCTGCAATTAGTAAATCTTTTTTGTCAGGGTTTTCAATAGTTTTTAAAGCGGCAATACATGCAAGAGCTCTATCAACTCCAAAATAATAAGGAAGATTAGATAACTGAATATCTTTAGTTTTTATTTCATTTTCTTTTTTCAATAAAAAATTTGGTAGTTTTCCTACAGAAGCCCAAATTAATTGATCAAGATCTATATTTTTTGGAACTTTTTGATCTTTTTTGGTATGGAAGAATTTAGATTGATTTTTAGAATATTTCGCCCAATGAAGCCTACTATTACCTACTAATAAAAAATTTATATCTGAGACCATTGTTCTATGATCAATTTAATTATTAATGTGTATCCCACATTCTTGTTTAATCCCTCCAAATCTTGCATCTCTGCCTTTTGTTTCAATACCATCGGGACTGCTTGAATGCCAATCCCCTACAGAAGAATAACCTTTGTTAAAAAGTGGATGGGCAGGTAAATTATTCTTCTCCATATAATAAAAAATATCTTTATTTGTCCAATGTAATAAAGGTCTTAAAGAAAGTCTTTGACGAATTACGTCTAGGTATTTCATTTTATTTCTATTTTCTGTTTGACTGGATCTAACACCGCTTGCCCAGCAGGAAATATTATATTTTTCTAGACCATTATCTAGAGGCTTTATCTTTCTTAATTGATGATACTTATCTAAATCACTTTCTTTATTTGTTTCCCAAAGTTTGCCGTATTTAGCCTCCATTCGTGCTGGAGATAATTCACTTTGAAGAACTTCTACTTCTAAGGATAAATCTTCAATAAGCTTTTCAGCGTAATGGTATGTTTCTGGAGGCAAGTAACCTGTGTCTATCCAAAATATTTTGATTTTTTTTTGCAGACATAATTTACTGACCATATCTAAAAGGACTGATGACTGAATGCCAAAACTTGTTGTAATGGCAAATTGATTATCAAACTTTTCATAACCCCATGAAAGTATTCCTTGAGGATTCATATTTAATAGATCATTATTATATTTCCTTAAGTTTGTTTGAATATCTTTGTGGATGTTTTCAATCATTCTTCAAATTGGTTATGAGTTTAATGTTACTTCGCTCAATTTAAAAATTATTCGTTTAGTTTAATAATACATTTAGGTTGAACAATATTTCTCCAATGAAATCAATACAAAAACCAATAGTAATAGTTGGAGCAGGTTTTGCAGGTATGACATTTGCTTTGAATTTAAAGAATCTTAATCCTTCTTTACCGATTCTTGTAGTTGATTCTGAGACTAACTTTATATTTAAACCTTTAATGTACGAAGTTTTAAGTCAAGAAATAAGAAGTTGGGAAGCCGCCCCAAAATTTGCAAATATTTTTTCTGATGCTGGTATAACTTTTTTAAGAAATTGTTTAACCAAGATTTCCTTCAAAGAAAATATTCTTGAATTTAGTGACGATTTAAAATTAAGTTATCAGTATCTTGTTATCTGTACAGGATCTATTCCAAATAGTTTCTCAATAAAAGGTGTGTATGAAAATTGTTATTTTTTTAATGATTTTAATGATCTTAATGAATTAAATTCTTTTTTCAAAAAATCACAAGAAACTGCTTTGCATAAAAAGTTATTTATAGTTGGAGGTGGTCCCTCTGGCATCGAACTAGCATGCAAAATTAAAGATATATTTATAAACCAATTTGAAATCAATGTAATAGAAAAATCAAATGAAATCCTTAATAAAAACAAAATTTTTAATAGAGAACAGGCAGAAAAGGCATTAGAAAAAAGAAAAATCAAAGTACTTTTGAATTCCACAGTTAAAGAAGTCTCAGAAACTAAAATTAGTATTTTAAGTGAGAATGGAATAACTTCTTTGGATAAAGATATCGTTATTTGGACGGCAGGGGTTAAACCTAATTTGTCTTACTTAGAAACTGATGAAATAACAAAAAAATTCGGAAGAATTTTAGTAAATAAAAATTCGCAAATAGAAAACCATAAAAACTGTTTTGCTATTGGCGATATTTCAATCATTTCAGGAATGGAGGATCTACCTATAACAGCTCAAGTTGCTATGCAAGAAGGAAATCATCTCGCTAAAAATCTAGAACTATTAATTAAAGGAAAAGATCCTTTACCTTTTGAATTTCAAGACAATGGTGAAATGATTAGCTTGGGAATAGGAGATGCTTCAATCTCTGGGCTTGGGGTTACTCTATCGGGGAAATTAGCTTTTGAGGCAAGAAGACTTATATATGCTTCTAAGTTGCCTGATATTACTGAAAGTTTAAAATCTGCATCTTCATGGATATTTCAAAAGAAATCTATTTTCAAAAAGTTTTTTTAAAAAGATAATCCTAATTAAACTTTTTTGAAATATTGTTTTTGGGTATATTGAGTTAAATCAGTTTTTTATGAATTTAATTGCGGTTGTTAGTAATAATTTTGACGCTTTTATAACAGTAGTTGTTTTAATAATGTCAATAATTTTGTTTATCAAAAATAGTATTGCGCCAGAATTGACTGGTTTGTTATGTGTTGGGATATTTATAGCTACAGGAGTTCTTTCCCCTGAAAAAGCTTTAGCTGGATTTGGAAGCCCATCCTTAATTACTCTTATGGGTTTATTTGCAGTTTCTTCTGCATTATTTAAAAGTGGTGCTTTAGATAGGGTGAGAGAATTGATTTCTTCTGAAAGTATAAGAACTCCAAGGAAATTAATTTCATTAATAGCTTTTTTAATTGCTCCAATATCTGGGATTGTACCCAATACTCCAGTAGTAGCATCCTTGTTACCTTTAATTGAAGGTTGGTGCGAGAGGAGAAATATATCACCATCTAAAGTTCTGTTACCTTTGTCATTTGCTACTTTACTAGGCGGAACTCTGACATTATTAGGTAGCTCAGTAAATCTCCTTGTAAGTGATATTAGTCAGCAATTAGGTTATGGAGCTTTGGAATTATTTAGTTTGACGTCAATTGGAATTCCTGTGTGGCTGATAGGAACTACTTATATGATTTTAGTTTCTGATATTCTTTTGCCAGATAGAGGGAGAGATAAAGATTTTATTAGAAATGGGGATATGAAT
This region of Prochlorococcus marinus str. GP2 genomic DNA includes:
- a CDS encoding AAA family ATPase, producing MHSENLFTNYSHIENNAPLADKLRPKNLEDFFGQQPILNENSLLRSAILNDKISNFIFSGPPGVGKTTLIEIISFNTRSKLIKLNAVLSSVKELRNEIANAKDRLINSNRKTILFIDEVHRFTSVQQDALLPSIENGTITFIGATTENPFFAVNKALVSRSRIFTLLPLAENDLQKIIQKVITYYSKQKDSKKVYLSQDAISHLIKFCGGDARTLINALEMAIETTLENNAKEIHINLSIAEDAIQKKNIVYDKNGQNHYDVISAFIKSIRGSDPDATLFWLANMLEAGEDPNFIFRRLLISASEDIGIADPNAIVVVQSCCDAFDRVGFPEGLYFLTQASLYLAISPKSNSTKSIFKAIEKIKCTNSFDVPLHLKNNSNSYVNPHNYPGNWVAQEYLPQSLRGLKIWQPNKNGWEKTKYEELLRREEN
- a CDS encoding 4'-phosphopantetheinyl transferase family protein; protein product: MKLLNEYEYKIPKIWFYEIKGVQDVATVEEIKTAKKLTSSRSKIFLETRAYLRQSLSTLFDLDPLEIPVNAYPGKPPSLPSGMGNISLSHCKDAIIIVWHKSRIGIDIERTDRDFNHIKFAEKYFLHTNKTNHNNYLTKNMILNQWCAVEAAIKWDHGKLAKDINHWQFFEKPKELIHNKKNIHLNYSHINFDNWTIALAYEEKTSLDPKIICSSRNF
- the bcp gene encoding thioredoxin-dependent thiol peroxidase; the encoded protein is MALKVGDKAPVFKLKDSFEKEVSLSDFKGKRIILYFYPKDNTPGCTKEACNFKENWDLLQKNNIVVIGISKDNASSHQKFIEKFNLPFILLTDPDPFKVSSDYDSYGLKKFMGKEYMGMMRNTFLIDTDGCIEKIYLKVKAAIMADHIIADLGLS
- a CDS encoding type III pantothenate kinase, yielding MVSDINFLLVGNSRLHWAKYSKNQSKFFHTKKDQKVPKNIDLDQLIWASVGKLPNFLLKKENEIKTKDIQLSNLPYYFGVDRALACIAALKTIENPDKKDLLIADFGTIVSITKLNSNGSIIGGQLIPGFLTQLKSMEKNTKNLKVPKKYDIPIKDFLLNTEEAILKGVINSLTGVINSLFNPANDILVICGGDSQLLTKSLKTEKENIINAPNLVMEGMIIHYLSIRELA
- a CDS encoding phosphoadenylyl-sulfate reductase, translated to MIENIHKDIQTNLRKYNNDLLNMNPQGILSWGYEKFDNQFAITTSFGIQSSVLLDMVSKLCLQKKIKIFWIDTGYLPPETYHYAEKLIEDLSLEVEVLQSELSPARMEAKYGKLWETNKESDLDKYHQLRKIKPLDNGLEKYNISCWASGVRSSQTENRNKMKYLDVIRQRLSLRPLLHWTNKDIFYYMEKNNLPAHPLFNKGYSSVGDWHSSSPDGIETKGRDARFGGIKQECGIHINN
- a CDS encoding NAD(P)/FAD-dependent oxidoreductase, encoding MKSIQKPIVIVGAGFAGMTFALNLKNLNPSLPILVVDSETNFIFKPLMYEVLSQEIRSWEAAPKFANIFSDAGITFLRNCLTKISFKENILEFSDDLKLSYQYLVICTGSIPNSFSIKGVYENCYFFNDFNDLNELNSFFKKSQETALHKKLFIVGGGPSGIELACKIKDIFINQFEINVIEKSNEILNKNKIFNREQAEKALEKRKIKVLLNSTVKEVSETKISILSENGITSLDKDIVIWTAGVKPNLSYLETDEITKKFGRILVNKNSQIENHKNCFAIGDISIISGMEDLPITAQVAMQEGNHLAKNLELLIKGKDPLPFEFQDNGEMISLGIGDASISGLGVTLSGKLAFEARRLIYASKLPDITESLKSASSWIFQKKSIFKKFF